Proteins encoded by one window of Leptospira barantonii:
- the lepB gene encoding signal peptidase I, which translates to MSRSSSNQEKEKRERIKSLLKQIGIGLLIGAFFAFLIRFFLIFPFTLETNEMSPAYSSGKRIYFSRFVDRSNLYLGDLVLVKHPTQHGKVVFSRISGKPGDTVQMKNKILFRNNNPEDVSGSGQGFQLQFEDKRGPFPASFSGRDNSEPLILKDRDYFLLCDNRDSCSDSRDFGPIPIENILGKAL; encoded by the coding sequence ATGAGCAGAAGTTCGTCCAACCAGGAAAAAGAAAAAAGAGAAAGGATCAAGTCCCTTCTCAAACAGATCGGAATCGGACTTTTGATCGGAGCGTTCTTCGCTTTTCTTATACGATTCTTTTTGATTTTTCCGTTTACGTTGGAAACGAACGAGATGTCACCGGCCTATTCCTCCGGAAAAAGAATTTATTTCTCCCGTTTTGTCGACCGATCCAATCTCTACTTAGGCGATTTGGTTTTGGTGAAACATCCGACTCAACACGGGAAGGTCGTTTTTTCAAGAATCTCCGGCAAACCCGGTGACACCGTTCAAATGAAGAATAAAATTCTTTTTCGCAACAACAACCCGGAAGACGTTTCCGGTTCAGGCCAAGGATTTCAACTTCAGTTCGAAGACAAACGTGGCCCATTTCCCGCGAGTTTTTCGGGAAGAGACAACTCGGAACCTTTGATTTTAAAAGACAGGGATTACTTTCTTCTTTGCGATAACCGCGATTCCTGTTCCGATTCCAGAGATTTCGGTCCGATTCCGATCGAGAATATTCTCGGAAAAGCCCTCTGA
- a CDS encoding gamma carbonic anhydrase family protein, with protein MKSNYQILEYMGKKPQIHESVFLAPGSQVVGDVVIGKNSSIWFQTLVRGDVNYIRIGENVNIQDLTVIHVARDVYPVEIGNNVSIGHRATIHGCKLKDNSFVGMCATLMDDVEVGEFAFIGAGALVTPGKKIPPGVLVMGSPGKIVRDITDKEREIITRTTGNYIKYKENYLQDPFYSRS; from the coding sequence ATGAAATCAAATTACCAAATTCTCGAATACATGGGAAAAAAACCGCAGATCCACGAATCCGTTTTTTTGGCTCCGGGTTCGCAGGTCGTCGGAGACGTAGTGATCGGGAAAAATTCTTCCATCTGGTTTCAAACCTTGGTTCGAGGAGACGTGAACTACATTCGGATTGGGGAGAATGTAAACATTCAGGATCTTACGGTCATTCACGTCGCGCGTGACGTATATCCGGTCGAGATCGGGAATAACGTGTCGATCGGTCACCGCGCGACGATTCACGGATGTAAGCTCAAGGACAACTCCTTTGTGGGAATGTGCGCGACTTTGATGGACGACGTGGAAGTCGGGGAGTTCGCGTTTATCGGCGCTGGCGCTCTTGTGACTCCCGGAAAAAAAATTCCTCCCGGAGTTCTTGTGATGGGTTCGCCCGGAAAAATCGTGCGGGATATCACCGATAAGGAACGGGAAATCATCACTCGTACCACCGGAAATTATATCAAATACAAAGAGAACTACTTGCAGGATCCGTTTTATTCCAGAAGTTGA
- the cysK gene encoding cysteine synthase A, whose product MKAKSILETIGNTPHVKINRLYNTKSEVYVKLERSNPGGSIKDRIALSMIEDAEKSGKLTKDSIIVEPTSGNTGIGLALVAAVKGYKLLLVMPESMSIERRRIMAAYGAEFELTPREKGMPGAIEKAKQIVAENPKAWMPQQFENEANIKVHVETTAQEIAKDFPDGLDYVITGVGTGGHITGVAQVLKKKFPNLKVFAVEPEASPVISGGKPGPHPIQGIGAGFIPKNLHTDLLDGTIQVSKDEAFEYAQRAAKEEGLFIGVSSGASLAAVAKKLSEIPEGSKVLTFSYDTGERYLSIEGLFPVPANA is encoded by the coding sequence ATGAAAGCTAAGAGTATTTTAGAAACGATCGGGAACACTCCCCATGTAAAAATCAATCGCTTGTACAACACAAAGAGCGAGGTCTACGTAAAATTAGAAAGATCGAACCCAGGTGGATCCATTAAGGATCGTATCGCTCTTTCTATGATCGAAGACGCGGAGAAATCCGGAAAACTGACGAAAGACAGCATTATCGTAGAACCAACTTCCGGTAATACCGGAATCGGTCTTGCGCTCGTCGCGGCCGTTAAGGGATACAAACTTCTCTTAGTAATGCCTGAGTCTATGAGTATTGAAAGAAGAAGAATCATGGCGGCTTACGGAGCGGAATTCGAACTCACTCCGAGAGAAAAGGGAATGCCGGGTGCGATTGAAAAGGCAAAACAAATCGTAGCGGAAAATCCAAAAGCATGGATGCCACAACAGTTCGAAAACGAAGCAAACATTAAAGTTCACGTTGAAACCACTGCGCAAGAAATTGCAAAAGATTTTCCGGACGGACTCGATTACGTAATCACTGGAGTAGGAACTGGAGGACATATCACCGGTGTTGCTCAAGTTTTGAAGAAGAAGTTTCCAAATTTGAAAGTATTTGCAGTTGAGCCTGAGGCTTCTCCAGTGATCTCCGGCGGAAAGCCTGGACCACACCCGATCCAAGGGATTGGAGCAGGTTTTATTCCTAAGAACCTTCACACGGATCTTTTGGACGGAACAATTCAAGTGAGCAAAGACGAAGCGTTTGAATATGCGCAAAGAGCGGCTAAAGAAGAAGGTCTTTTTATCGGGGTTTCTTCCGGCGCGTCTCTCGCGGCTGTTGCGAAAAAGTTATCTGAGATTCCGGAAGGATCGAAAGTATTAACTTTTTCTTATGATACTGGAGAAAGATATCTTTCTATCGAAGGACTTTTCCCGGTTCCTGCAAACGCATAA
- a CDS encoding DUF1564 domain-containing protein — protein MGFLLLNSDRVISSRLQENCLETVTLLIPEKTWIRFSEKEVRRLPKKIPEMLRTYGKYLSALERLGTKAGKTLYQPSSGQTKMRRVNVRLSTGSWTLFGALAQAHGVSRCYLFNYLLWLEDLGVGNSIVDTLNAGVPTFHSKYGYILDLDLLNNKVVRRLRCEPDSLFLTLDYRDWFPDH, from the coding sequence ATGGGATTCTTATTGTTAAATTCCGATCGTGTGATTTCTTCTCGGTTGCAAGAAAATTGTCTCGAAACCGTGACCTTGTTGATTCCGGAAAAAACATGGATTCGGTTTAGTGAAAAAGAAGTGCGCAGGCTTCCGAAGAAAATTCCCGAAATGTTGAGAACATACGGTAAATATCTTTCAGCATTGGAACGTTTGGGCACTAAAGCGGGAAAGACTTTGTATCAGCCGAGTTCCGGCCAAACAAAAATGAGACGGGTGAATGTTCGTTTGAGTACCGGTAGCTGGACTCTTTTTGGCGCCTTGGCCCAAGCGCACGGGGTTTCTCGTTGTTATCTTTTTAATTATCTTTTATGGTTGGAGGATCTAGGGGTCGGAAACTCTATAGTGGACACTTTGAATGCGGGAGTTCCCACCTTTCACAGTAAGTACGGCTATATCCTCGACCTCGATCTTTTAAATAACAAGGTGGTCCGAAGACTTCGATGCGAACCCGATTCGTTATTTCTCACTTTAGATTACAGAGATTGGTTTCCCGACCATTGA
- a CDS encoding oxygenase MpaB family protein translates to MWNKNAILNRIQKLNPEKDYHQISFLSGSYDFPRDIEISLALAFFKTFAIPSIAKILDKTKQFENYGQKRYDDTAILLAEFLENGTDSPNGKEAIRRLNQIHKDYEIANSDFLYTLSTFVYEPVRWNLRFGWRRGSQKEKLANYYMWRNVGKLMNIKDLPNDYDSFETWNRKFEVENFKRTPESERLGQATLHILAGRIPNIPGARTLIYHALFSLMEAPLRDAMGFPNPNRTIEILTLIVFKTRALILKTIWPARTKPYLVTKRKNPTYKSGYLIENLGPN, encoded by the coding sequence ATGTGGAACAAAAATGCGATCTTAAATCGAATACAAAAATTAAACCCCGAGAAGGACTATCACCAGATTTCCTTTTTATCCGGGAGCTACGACTTTCCCAGAGACATTGAAATTTCATTAGCATTAGCATTCTTTAAAACGTTTGCGATCCCTTCCATCGCCAAAATTTTAGATAAAACCAAACAGTTCGAAAATTACGGACAAAAACGATATGATGATACCGCGATCCTTCTTGCGGAATTTTTAGAAAACGGAACCGATTCGCCCAACGGAAAAGAAGCGATCCGAAGACTCAATCAGATCCATAAAGATTACGAAATCGCAAATTCCGATTTCCTATATACTCTCAGCACCTTCGTCTACGAACCGGTTCGATGGAATCTTCGTTTCGGATGGAGAAGGGGAAGCCAAAAGGAAAAACTCGCGAACTACTACATGTGGAGAAACGTTGGAAAGCTCATGAACATCAAGGATCTTCCGAACGACTACGATTCTTTCGAAACTTGGAATCGTAAGTTCGAGGTCGAGAATTTCAAACGAACACCCGAAAGCGAACGACTGGGACAAGCGACTCTTCATATTCTTGCAGGAAGAATTCCGAACATACCCGGTGCGCGCACTCTCATCTATCACGCGCTCTTCAGTTTGATGGAAGCTCCTCTCAGAGACGCGATGGGATTTCCGAATCCGAACCGAACGATTGAAATTCTCACCTTAATCGTTTTTAAAACACGAGCGCTCATCTTGAAAACGATTTGGCCGGCACGAACCAAACCTTATCTCGTGACAAAACGGAAAAACCCAACCTACAAAAGCGGATATTTGATTGAAAACCTGGGCCCGAACTAA
- the topA gene encoding type I DNA topoisomerase, which translates to MSFLLIVESPSKAKTISGYLGKEFRILATLGHVADLPKTTLGLDLKNDFEPEYVVLPGKKKVLSEIVKAAKESEKIFLATDPDREGEFISAYLRDRIKKKSNVYRIRFTEITRDVILETLKNPDAIRESLVDAQKTRRIGDRLIGYFVSPVLWKEIGPGLSAGRVQSVALKWICDREEEICNFHAEVYYNILLHIKDKNGIEGLFQRNGERIFSEQKAKDILENVQKQKILKISDKKESFGKNSPPPPFQTASLQQEAFRRYQFSSKKTMSLAQRLYEGVDHGNGKREGLITYMRTDSARMSADFIDKARSWILSNLGERFSNGPGPGSIRKKKKTTQKIQDAHEAVRITDPFLTPNEAKRFLTKEEGLLYELIWKRTIASILPPEEFLKIEYSIGIDGEIFGLETKKTLFEGFKILNEVDSKPIPVWEKGESVSLENSELEKKQTEPPSRYTEGSLVAKLEKEGIGRPSTYATVSETLLKRKYVDQEKKFFLPLPLGEKVNFFLQTSFGDLFREKFTAELESDLDRIEKNEADSLSILNRLWSDLQIRIQNSKSSAVVFRKEWAVTRQKKKETGWGTCPLCREGTLQKKRTSKKKEFYQCSRFPDCEYVSYELGNASS; encoded by the coding sequence GTGTCCTTTCTTTTAATCGTCGAATCTCCTTCCAAAGCGAAAACCATAAGCGGTTATTTAGGCAAAGAATTTAGAATTCTCGCGACCCTCGGGCACGTAGCCGATCTTCCCAAAACGACCTTGGGTTTGGATCTCAAAAACGATTTCGAACCGGAATACGTCGTATTGCCGGGAAAGAAAAAAGTTCTTTCCGAAATCGTAAAAGCCGCTAAAGAATCCGAAAAAATTTTCCTGGCTACCGATCCGGATCGGGAGGGAGAATTCATCAGCGCCTATCTTCGCGATAGAATCAAAAAGAAATCCAACGTATATCGGATACGTTTCACGGAAATCACACGCGATGTGATTTTGGAAACATTAAAGAATCCTGATGCGATTCGCGAATCCCTCGTAGACGCTCAAAAAACACGGAGAATCGGGGATCGATTGATCGGATATTTCGTCAGTCCCGTTCTCTGGAAAGAAATCGGGCCGGGACTTTCGGCGGGAAGGGTGCAATCCGTAGCGCTCAAATGGATTTGCGATCGGGAAGAGGAGATTTGCAACTTTCATGCGGAAGTATATTATAATATTCTACTTCATATAAAAGATAAAAATGGAATCGAAGGACTCTTTCAAAGAAACGGAGAACGCATTTTTTCCGAACAAAAAGCAAAAGACATTTTAGAAAACGTTCAAAAACAAAAAATACTTAAGATCAGCGACAAAAAAGAATCCTTCGGGAAGAATTCTCCACCACCTCCGTTTCAAACCGCGAGCCTGCAGCAGGAAGCGTTTCGAAGATATCAATTCTCCTCTAAAAAAACGATGAGCCTGGCGCAGAGATTGTATGAAGGAGTGGATCACGGAAACGGAAAAAGAGAAGGGCTGATCACTTATATGAGAACGGATTCCGCTCGTATGAGCGCGGACTTTATCGATAAGGCCCGGTCCTGGATTCTATCGAACCTCGGTGAACGATTTTCAAACGGACCGGGCCCCGGCTCGATTCGAAAAAAGAAAAAAACGACTCAAAAAATCCAAGATGCACACGAAGCGGTTCGTATCACCGATCCATTCTTAACGCCCAATGAGGCCAAAAGATTCTTAACAAAGGAAGAAGGACTTTTATACGAACTGATCTGGAAACGAACGATCGCATCCATTCTACCGCCGGAAGAATTCTTAAAAATCGAATATTCGATCGGGATCGACGGAGAAATCTTCGGACTCGAAACGAAAAAGACTTTGTTCGAAGGTTTCAAAATATTAAACGAAGTGGACTCGAAACCGATTCCCGTTTGGGAAAAGGGAGAATCCGTTTCTTTGGAAAACTCCGAGCTCGAAAAGAAACAAACAGAACCGCCTTCTCGTTATACGGAAGGATCGTTAGTTGCAAAGCTCGAAAAAGAAGGAATCGGCCGACCTTCCACGTATGCGACCGTTTCGGAAACGCTTCTCAAACGGAAATACGTCGATCAGGAAAAGAAATTCTTTCTTCCGCTTCCTTTGGGTGAGAAGGTCAATTTCTTTCTGCAAACGAGCTTTGGAGATCTTTTTCGGGAAAAATTCACGGCGGAACTCGAGTCGGATCTGGATCGAATCGAAAAAAACGAGGCGGATAGTCTTTCCATATTAAACCGACTTTGGTCGGATTTGCAGATTCGAATTCAAAACAGCAAATCTTCCGCCGTAGTATTTCGTAAAGAATGGGCCGTTACGAGACAAAAGAAGAAAGAAACCGGTTGGGGAACCTGCCCATTGTGTAGGGAAGGAACGCTCCAAAAGAAAAGAACCTCCAAAAAGAAGGAGTTTTATCAGTGCAGTCGCTTTCCAGATTGTGAATATGTCAGCTATGAACTCGGGAACGCTTCCTCCTAA
- a CDS encoding LIC10421/LIC12816 family protein, protein MNTNKMISVVSLLGFLAASSVFAVSEDVEDQLLEKAIVESAVTKEQKTAVGNYLRAVAHQKAHRAEELRELASRSTGGKFLASNAQSQKYIKQAQSLEKENARYQAILQSF, encoded by the coding sequence ATGAACACTAACAAAATGATTTCTGTAGTTTCCCTTTTAGGCTTTCTGGCAGCAAGTTCCGTTTTCGCGGTCTCCGAAGATGTCGAAGATCAGCTCTTGGAAAAAGCAATCGTAGAAAGTGCAGTGACAAAAGAACAAAAAACCGCAGTGGGTAATTATTTGAGAGCGGTTGCTCATCAAAAAGCTCATAGAGCGGAAGAATTGAGAGAACTTGCAAGCAGATCTACCGGCGGTAAATTTCTCGCAAGCAACGCTCAATCTCAAAAATACATCAAACAAGCTCAAAGCTTAGAAAAAGAAAACGCAAGATACCAAGCGATTCTTCAAAGCTTCTAA
- a CDS encoding polyketide cyclase, with the protein MKTVLETKHISVSIGVACKTAYRFLSEPTNFPEWASGLCKSIRPGSKGEWIIEAPQGTLKAIFTPENEYGILDHTVILTDGTKIANPLRIIPNGEGSEIIFSLFKVADMTSEKFEEDAAWVKKDLGKLKILLESKFGTES; encoded by the coding sequence ATGAAAACCGTCTTAGAAACCAAACACATCAGTGTATCGATCGGAGTTGCTTGCAAAACCGCATATCGATTTCTTTCCGAGCCGACCAACTTTCCCGAATGGGCTTCGGGACTTTGCAAATCCATACGTCCCGGTTCCAAGGGAGAATGGATCATCGAAGCTCCTCAAGGAACTCTCAAAGCGATCTTTACGCCCGAGAATGAATACGGAATCTTAGATCACACAGTGATCCTAACGGACGGAACGAAGATCGCAAATCCTCTACGAATCATTCCCAACGGAGAAGGAAGCGAGATCATTTTTTCTTTGTTCAAAGTTGCGGATATGACTTCTGAAAAATTTGAAGAGGATGCGGCTTGGGTCAAAAAGGATTTGGGCAAGTTAAAGATCTTACTCGAAAGTAAATTCGGCACTGAATCGTAA
- a CDS encoding ABC transporter ATP-binding protein encodes MNKDSLLSVEEISYKPAGKIILDRVSFEISENEHCVLLGRNGAGKSTIVNLIYGMIWATSGTIRLFHETYGETAIQDLRKRIGILDASQQENSLQRKLTVLDVVLTGLFHTIGYYRDPSPEEESKTLQILKEANLIAKKDQLYSTLSSGEKKKILFLRSLVSEPDLLILDEPCSSLDLSAREDFLGFLKEYHSKRNFTSLYITHRPEEIPEFYTKAVLLKEGKVIHTGPIEECFTPNHLQNLYDLSLQVNRINGTWSVIPQRKSF; translated from the coding sequence TTGAATAAAGATTCCTTATTGTCCGTCGAGGAAATCAGTTATAAGCCCGCCGGAAAGATAATTCTAGATCGGGTCAGTTTCGAAATTTCGGAAAACGAACACTGCGTTCTATTAGGAAGAAACGGGGCCGGAAAAAGTACGATCGTAAACCTGATCTACGGGATGATCTGGGCGACTTCGGGAACCATTCGTCTGTTTCACGAAACATACGGAGAAACGGCGATTCAAGATCTGCGCAAACGAATCGGAATTTTGGACGCTTCTCAGCAGGAGAATTCCCTCCAAAGAAAACTCACCGTATTGGATGTCGTATTAACGGGACTCTTTCATACGATCGGATATTACCGCGATCCGAGCCCCGAGGAAGAATCCAAGACATTACAAATTCTTAAAGAAGCGAACTTGATCGCCAAAAAGGATCAACTCTATTCCACTCTTTCATCCGGAGAAAAAAAGAAGATCCTATTCCTGCGAAGTCTTGTGAGCGAACCCGATCTTTTGATCTTGGACGAACCCTGTTCTTCCCTGGATCTAAGCGCGAGAGAGGACTTTTTAGGATTTTTAAAGGAATATCATTCCAAAAGAAATTTCACTTCGCTTTACATCACGCATAGACCCGAAGAGATTCCCGAGTTTTATACGAAGGCCGTTCTTCTCAAAGAAGGCAAGGTCATTCACACCGGTCCGATCGAAGAATGTTTTACCCCGAATCACCTCCAAAATCTTTACGATCTATCCTTACAGGTAAATAGAATCAACGGAACCTGGTCCGTCATTCCGCAAAGAAAATCTTTCTAA
- a CDS encoding HDOD domain-containing protein, producing MLNIPELTETLLNGKDIDLEFKFVSEEDHQQLYNLLLNILGKIDRLFLTEVISTILKEILMNANKANAKRIFFLKKNLDIHNADHYTKGMRTFQQEITHHWDDQREILLNSSFQIHFRAKMVNNSLAILVENDAALLPQELDRIKKRIESAKKYNDLSDAFMDISDSQESAGLGLVLIQLLLKNSGIGSDKFKVDTDGKLTRATLVVPQQIVPIDITTKLKERILVEIEGLPPLPNTLTRIISLCNNPDSDLGIIANEIEKNPALSVDLLKLSNSAGFASRNKVNTIVQAVKVVGLKNVRNLLYVSGVRKIMDGRYAKLQEVWNHSNMCSFFIRHIAGRGGMTRVADIAAAGALLHDLGKFILLSLDQKLFIKLTNYQKDRDFGSSTILEEISIGISHPTLGALLAKKWDFPPDLVQMIEFHHRPFMAVGSVYHDLVELVYLANMMMDCIDKKASFFTIDETILRKYDLADKKTFEETCEKLRKLYDIARMEN from the coding sequence ATGCTAAACATACCCGAACTGACAGAGACTCTTCTCAACGGAAAAGACATCGATCTCGAATTCAAATTCGTATCCGAGGAAGACCATCAACAACTCTATAATTTATTGCTTAATATTCTCGGGAAAATAGACCGCCTTTTTTTGACGGAGGTGATTTCCACCATTCTTAAGGAAATTCTAATGAACGCGAACAAGGCGAACGCGAAACGGATTTTCTTTCTGAAAAAGAATTTGGACATTCACAACGCCGATCATTACACGAAGGGAATGCGGACCTTCCAACAGGAAATCACTCATCACTGGGACGATCAAAGGGAGATTCTTCTCAACAGCAGTTTTCAGATTCATTTCCGCGCGAAGATGGTCAACAACAGTCTCGCGATTCTCGTCGAGAACGACGCGGCCCTTTTACCTCAGGAACTCGATCGGATCAAAAAAAGAATCGAGTCCGCCAAAAAATACAACGATCTTTCCGACGCGTTTATGGACATTTCCGATTCTCAGGAAAGCGCGGGTCTCGGTTTGGTTCTCATTCAACTTCTTTTGAAAAACTCGGGAATCGGTTCGGACAAGTTCAAGGTGGACACAGACGGAAAGTTGACGAGGGCCACGTTAGTCGTTCCTCAACAGATCGTTCCGATCGATATCACCACAAAACTCAAGGAAAGAATTTTAGTAGAGATAGAAGGTCTTCCCCCGCTTCCGAACACTTTGACTCGAATCATCTCCTTGTGCAACAATCCGGATTCGGATCTGGGAATCATCGCGAACGAAATCGAAAAAAACCCCGCGCTCAGCGTGGACTTATTGAAACTTTCGAATTCGGCGGGTTTCGCGAGTAGAAACAAGGTCAACACGATCGTTCAGGCGGTAAAGGTAGTTGGACTCAAGAACGTAAGGAACCTTCTCTACGTTTCCGGCGTTCGCAAGATCATGGATGGACGTTATGCGAAACTGCAAGAGGTTTGGAATCATTCGAATATGTGCAGTTTTTTTATTCGTCATATCGCCGGCCGAGGCGGCATGACGAGGGTTGCGGATATCGCCGCGGCCGGCGCTTTACTACACGATCTTGGAAAATTCATTCTCCTTTCCTTGGATCAAAAGTTATTCATCAAACTCACCAATTATCAAAAGGACCGCGACTTCGGAAGTTCCACGATTTTGGAGGAGATTTCCATCGGAATCTCCCATCCTACGTTAGGCGCGCTTCTTGCAAAAAAATGGGACTTTCCTCCCGATCTCGTTCAAATGATCGAATTTCATCACAGACCGTTTATGGCGGTGGGAAGCGTTTACCACGATTTAGTGGAACTCGTATATCTCGCGAACATGATGATGGATTGTATCGACAAGAAAGCCTCTTTTTTCACGATAGACGAAACCATACTTCGAAAATACGATCTCGCCGATAAAAAGACGTTCGAGGAAACCTGCGAGAAGCTCCGAAAGTTGTATGACATCGCGAGAATGGAGAATTGA
- the panD gene encoding aspartate 1-decarboxylase — MKGKIHRATVTDADLNYEGSLTVDMDLVDAAGMRVYEKVSVVNVNNGARFETYIIEGKRGSGEICLNGAAARLGMKGDKVIIITYAQVEEKDLPTNYSPKVVHVDENNRKR, encoded by the coding sequence ATGAAAGGTAAAATCCACCGGGCTACGGTCACGGACGCGGATCTAAACTACGAAGGCAGTCTGACCGTGGATATGGATCTTGTGGACGCGGCAGGAATGCGCGTGTATGAGAAAGTTTCCGTGGTCAACGTAAACAACGGCGCCCGTTTCGAAACCTACATCATCGAAGGAAAACGCGGTTCCGGAGAAATCTGTCTAAACGGCGCGGCCGCAAGACTCGGGATGAAAGGCGACAAAGTGATCATCATCACCTACGCGCAAGTGGAAGAAAAAGATCTTCCTACAAACTACTCCCCAAAAGTAGTTCACGTTGACGAAAATAACCGAAAACGGTAA
- a CDS encoding type II toxin-antitoxin system antitoxin SocA domain-containing protein, whose protein sequence is MEKLLEVISFILQKSPNGRDRLSLSKLIYYADGVYFQKNAKLITNQTYIHLEDSPCALDFQGALLHLRKNGLIDIKPRLTEKGISGFQIVWMGERGEEAIDLNRQEKRIIRKILENFKSAVYDENRVYPNLYENYIISPLFAEIPFSMDTLNTKIHFFKRKTLLNISGKIFKVLFSE, encoded by the coding sequence ATGGAAAAACTCTTAGAAGTCATCTCTTTTATCCTTCAGAAGTCCCCCAACGGAAGAGACCGTTTGTCCCTTTCCAAACTCATCTACTACGCGGACGGGGTTTATTTTCAGAAGAATGCGAAACTCATCACAAACCAAACGTATATTCACTTGGAAGATTCTCCCTGCGCTTTAGATTTTCAGGGGGCGTTGCTTCATTTGAGAAAAAACGGTCTAATAGATATCAAACCCAGACTGACCGAAAAGGGAATCTCAGGATTTCAAATCGTTTGGATGGGAGAACGGGGAGAAGAAGCGATCGACCTCAACCGACAGGAAAAAAGAATCATCCGTAAGATCTTGGAAAATTTCAAAAGTGCGGTTTACGATGAGAATCGCGTATACCCGAATCTCTACGAAAATTACATCATTTCGCCGCTTTTCGCAGAGATTCCGTTCAGTATGGATACCTTGAATACCAAAATTCACTTTTTTAAGAGGAAAACGCTTTTAAATATCTCCGGTAAAATTTTTAAGGTACTATTTAGCGAGTAA
- the lipB gene encoding lipoyl(octanoyl) transferase LipB translates to MIEPKGEFPYLSYLELQEKLRSSRRECILFLEHAPTITGGINYNLENLLLGKEFLESQGIQLHFIQRGGDFTAHEPGQLVVYPHVDLKKRELSIRFYLENLLRSVIDAARETWDLRLVEDSQAPGLYLKSDPSQKICSIGVNFKSFFTSHGIAFNLNNDFRAFRSINPCGRNWMDMTSVEKLGLDAGPEKRNEFISNLKKNLNSFLNSPKVLLSHGKVS, encoded by the coding sequence ATGATCGAACCGAAAGGAGAATTTCCTTACCTCAGTTATTTGGAACTGCAGGAAAAACTGCGGTCGTCCAGGAGAGAATGCATTCTATTTTTGGAACACGCTCCCACAATCACCGGCGGAATCAATTATAATCTAGAGAATCTACTTCTGGGGAAGGAATTTCTGGAATCTCAGGGAATTCAGCTTCATTTTATCCAAAGGGGTGGGGACTTTACGGCGCACGAACCGGGTCAGCTTGTGGTTTATCCTCATGTGGATTTGAAAAAGAGAGAACTTTCGATCCGTTTTTATCTGGAGAATCTATTACGCTCCGTGATCGACGCGGCTCGCGAAACCTGGGATCTGCGTTTGGTGGAAGATTCTCAGGCGCCCGGTTTGTATCTAAAATCCGATCCTTCCCAAAAGATCTGTTCGATCGGTGTGAACTTTAAGTCCTTTTTTACGAGTCACGGAATCGCTTTTAACCTGAACAACGACTTTAGAGCGTTTCGAAGTATCAATCCCTGCGGAAGAAATTGGATGGATATGACAAGCGTGGAAAAGTTGGGCCTGGACGCGGGACCGGAAAAGAGGAACGAATTTATTTCCAATCTTAAAAAGAATCTGAATTCTTTTCTAAATTCTCCAAAAGTCCTCCTTTCTCACGGAAAAGTGAGTTAG